TCAGGCTTAGGAAGATGGTCGAATTCCTCTTTTTACTGAAAGAAGTTGTCTGGTTGAAATCTTGGTTTCCCTTTTATGGATTTGAGTTGACGGCCTGTTCTGATGGGACGTAATGAAGCGTCGCAAGAAGCAAAAGGGATTCAACTACAGAAATACCAAGATGTTCAAAACCGGCGCTGTTTACTGATTGTCCATGCAGAATTTGTGCTAATATCAGCTCTTCAGTCATTTTTAATTTTGCaagaattccccccccccacacacacactcatatctTTGAAattctctcaccccccccccccccccgcttcagCACAGTGTGTACAACTTGTTGGGTTGTCAAGACCTCTGTGGTGGCTTCTGGGAACAAAGCTTCTATCAGAAGTAACAGAAATAATTCATGAGCGCGCTCAAACGGAATGGCATTTTTAGGCCAGCCTGAATGTTAGCGGCGCCTGGAATGCGGGTTATTTATTTCTGTACATTGTCGCAGTCTGCAGTTGGGGGGGGGACGTAAGCCGCTACCAGTCGGTGGCAGTTTGACAGGATGCCGCAGGAATGTGGCGGGTGTGTGGATCTCCCATGCCGTCGGGCATCCAACAGACGGAACCTGGAACTGgtccaccctccccccaccccccccaaaggatTATTTCATATCTGAGTTCAAATGTAGAGCTGATTTGCCTGCTGCACAGATTTGAGATCCGTCTTTATCTGTGTGTAATTTCTCCCCCGTCTAACACGTGCGTGCGGGAAGACTGATTCTATAGCAGTGATTTGCATGGGAAGCGGTTGCCTGCACTTCCTGCCGGTTTGATGTTTTTAATTTTAGAATTTTCAGGGAACTatgaaatgtaattaatttgtcTACCTTTCGGCCTTTCACACGCGTCTGTCACCCTGCCCTGGGTGGGCCGCTTCCAGGTGCTGACGTGGGTGTGGACTTGTCCAGTGACGGGCGATGGAACCCTGAGAAAATGGGGGAATGGGCTGGGTCCCTTTGCTTTATGTAAAGGTGCCTGGAGCACTGAGAGAGGGGAGGTGGGGGCCTTGTTCCTTATTCGAGTCGGAAATGCAGCTCGCCTTTCAATTTGAAAGGGCTGTGGCTCTGGGGGTGGGGTTATCTTTTACTAGGCGTATACCAATTTAACCGGTTTGTCAAGCCCTCTGCAGCTGGTCCATTTGTACACAGAGTGTCTTTGTGAGGTTGACCCAACAGacagagcaccccccccccccagcgattCTCAAATGTCCCAAAGTTCGGAAATCCCCTGGTCTCCATTTCCGGTGATGTCACCGTGAAGTCGACCTCCAGGCCAGTCAGGGCTGGTGGGTTGATGTGCCGGGATCTGTTTGCGGGGTCAGTGTGGCACTGTCCCACCACTGGATCAGGCCCCCGCCACTGGATCGGGCCCCATTCACCGTGTCCCCCTCCCTTGGCTGCCCTTGTTTGTTCAGCCCACAGAATGGCTCAGCTGCTTGGACCATCTGCATGAGTGACTGGGAAcagaacttggggggggggggtatgggagCAGCTGGAGAAGCGCAGGAGTGAGACGGAGTCCGTGTAGAAagcaggaaggggggggtgaAAATGGAGTGCAgtgtgggggcagggtgggggtacaGAAGTGGTTCCGTTTTGGGTTCACAAGAAAAACCGGGAATAAGAATCGGGATTAAGCTTTTGTTGttgccagtgggggggggggggggggggcggtcttTGTCCCATATCCCTAAATGGAGGGAGGGCCGGGCCCGTCTGGGGGCTCTTTCAGCTGTATGCGTCACTGGGATGGAAACGCAGCCTGGGTGAGTCTGTTGGACCCGGACCCGCCTCCATCACAGCAGCATGGCTGCCTGCCTGTtgcttgccccccccaccccgacgaAACGGAAAGTAAACTAACGTGCCATCATCTTTCATAGTGATTTGTGCTTTTTATTTCAGTCGGGAAACTGGGGTTTGAGGCGCTGCTGAAATTTTCCTTAAGGTTTCCCTCGTCTGACAGAGAAGAGAATTATGTCCCAAACTGAGCCATGTGTTCCCACTTTGGCTGTCTGCTTTTATCCGAGCCCGTGACACGTGTGGCCCATTTGCATGCTTGTTTCTGCTCCACCGCAGTTTGTAATTAAGTTTGATCGTCCAGGCTGCCACCGACCACTTTGCCGCTCAGTTTACTGGCCTTTTGGACAGCAGAGATGAGGCGTGTCCTTTgtaggcgcacacacacacacacacacacacacacacacacactcctcacaTGTTTTCTGTCACGTGCTCCTTGAGTTTGGTTCCTTGTCCTTGAGAAACTTGATTCTTGTTCAGCTCAgcttgtcacttcctgtttttcttTCTGCTCCTGCTCTCATGACTGGTTTCTTGGCTTACAGTTGTAGGGAGAaactatttctataaaacatcGTTCACAGCTGACTTTTTCCAGACGATCTTCATGCATGAACTGCTATGTTTAATACGGAAAGTTTAAGAATAAATTTGTGCATTTGTGTCATTTCTTGCAGAAGTGAGTACAATACAGACCGGTCTACTTGAATCTGCTGCAAGCTGGGAATAAAATCGTTACGCTAACTGGGGAGATGAAACCGGATGGGGTTGACACGGCAGCTATGGAGCCTATGGAAGCAAGAGGAGCAGAGCCCCTGGTGGAGGGAACAGCCACAGAGGAGGATCCGCAGCAAGACCCTTTACAGTCGCACTCTGACGAAGCGGAGAAGCAGCAGCAACCCGAAATGCcagcagcgccacctgctgtccaGGAGGGGAACAGCAAGCCAGCGGACACCAAAACAAAGGCGAAGGGCCCAGCCAAAACGAAACCCGGCGCCGCTGCTCTGAAGAGCACAACAGCTGGGCCCGGTTCCCGACCCGGCACGGCGCAGAACCGCTCCGTCAACGGTGTCCAAAAACCCCTGTCAAACGGAGTGCAGAAAAAGGTCAATGCCGCCGGCCCTGAGAAGAAGCCCGGCACGACTGGCACCATGACCACCGCGGCGTCCAAAAGGCCGGCCACTACAGCCGCCGCCGGGTCAGCCAAGGTGCCCGCCAGGAGGTCTGGGGGAAGCAGTACCGGGGGGCCGGGCACCGCCGTCTCACCACAGCCCAACAAGAAGGGCCCTGCCGGGGGTCCAACCGATGGCGGCAAAGCAAAACCCAAAATGGCTGGTAAGTAACTGCCTtgtatttcatccatccatcagtcctGTCAGCGTAACAGGCACCTAACTGCTGACCTTAGCTTGCTAGACTGTCGACATCAATAAAATATGTATTATGCTATTGAAAAATTTAAGTTCTGCCTGCCTATTACATGGGTTTGCTCAGGCATAGCCTCGGCCTGCCAAGTTTATTCTTTTTTGAGGAGTAGTGTGGCAGGTCTGGGTGGTTTTATTTAATCTGGCCCAAAAAATTCGTCTTGGTCATATAAGCATTTATGGATCGTTAATGTCTGGGTAGGTGATTAGCCGGGGTGGTCTGGAACAGGGCCGGATCCGCACGCCCCCGGTCGGCGTTTTGTCGCGCCAGCAGTCGCGTCACCGTGAGACGTTTTGAATCCGGTGGTTTTCCTTTGAGAGGCGCGGAGTATGTGGCTTCCTGTTTCGGAGGAGGCCGATTTTCTGCATTCGCGCACAAATGGcgcccccccctctcccacGCTTAGGATTTTGGCTTCAAGATGCATGAGGAGCTTTCTGGTGACCCAGCTACAACTTTTGGAGTGACTTCTTCACTTCTACATCCGACACCCacacagtcttcctgttcacaCGGTAGAGCTCTCTTCCCAGGCTGTGTCACAGGACCCCTGCTTCAGCTCTGCAAAATCGCATGTCTTACTCTGGCTTTCTTACGGCGTCTATGCAGCCTGCTTCACATCTgagccctttttttttttttttttttttttttttttttacgttgatGCGTTCGGACTCAAGCTGTTCCACTCTTTCCTGTCTGCCTGGAAGACGGATGAGGGCTTAATGACTGTTGTATATGCAAATGATGCTTGTAATTCTCACTATTTGAATTTGTATGGTTTTTGGGTCAGACCAGGTCAAAACGTGAGGGGTGTTCAGATGTGGAGAGAATGCAGACCTTTGGAATCAGATACCGTTTGTTGTTCTTTGTATTTCTTATGTCATTGATTTGATCTTTGTCAATATTTTATCAACTGTCATTTTTCTTTAAGGAACACTCACTGCAGTATGTatccatttaattttttttgtctaaTACCTTTCCTTCTTGCCCCTGTtcatctctccttctctctcctccACTTCCACCCATccttcttcctctccctcctcctccagccTCCAAACCCGCTGCTGCCAAACCCGACAAGGCCGCCGTTTCCAAAGCAACCAGGTAAGGCAGCCAATCGTGTTCCAGCAGTCAAAtagattatttatttacattttaataatgCAAAGCAGCCTTATGCCATAATCTTTCCGCACGTGGTTGTCCAGTGAGGTGCTCTTGTTGTAGAGTGCAGTTCAGACCCTTTGTTCTGTGCTGCGCCACACGCCGCAGTTCGGATGCGATGCCTGAGGCATGCTGGGTAGAGCTGTATCTCTGGGGTTCCGTCGTCCCCACGCCTGTGCAGCACGTGGAATGCCGGCCCATGACCTGTTTCTTCATAGACAAACCAGCAGGACAAGCTCTGCAGGAATAGAATCTCCAGGTGTTGGGTGTGAGAAGTTAGTTTACTGCTGTACCAGCTTTCCAATctcattgggggaggggggggattgcTGTTCCTGAGATTTAGTTTACAGTCTGTGTTGTGGTTTTGAGCCGCTCCCTCCCATTCAGGCAGCCCAGAGGAGCCCTGCTCTTCTCCCAGGAATCTTTGGGGGGGTGccatcatgtttttgctctccgCACCAGCTGTGGTTCCCCCATTGGATGAGTGTGCTGTGACCCGGCACTGTCTGCTTGTGGACCTTGCCTCCAGTTTGCGGCCAGCTCGCTCTCACCTACAGtgaggaagggggggtggggaggtgtaaagagaaCTCTGaagtatctatctatccatccgttTTCTGAAACGGCTCATCCCAGTCAGGGCCATGACGGGGGGGGCTATGGGGGCGAGGCGGGGAGCAGCCCAAGATGGGGTGCAGAGCAGTCTATTATTACTCTGGCCCAAACGCTGTGGGTGAGGGCGTGGTTCGTGTTGTGCACATGCGCGTGTCCCTGCCCGCGTGCCCTGTAGAGGTCACTGTGTAGGCGACCGCAGGGAGTGGCCCAGATTTGGCAGTATGGCTTCAGTCCACCGCAGTGTCCTGGGTAGAGGGATGCAGCCAAAGTGCACCTGTATCCAGATGGAACagcggtggggggggctgacacAGCATGTGAATGAGAGTTTGAGTCTTGCTgtgccggtggggggggggtggcggcgtGTAGGAAGGTGTATGGAGGATGgagaactgtgtgtgtgtgtgtgtgtgtgtgtgtgtgtgtgtgtgtgtgtgtgtgtgtgtgtgtgtgtgtgtgtgtgtgtgtgtgtgtgtgtgtgtgtgtgtgtgtgtgtgtgtgtgtgtgtgtgtgtgtgtgtgtgtgtcccacccCCAGTTGGGTAATTCCCTTAATGCACACCTCCGTGTCGTTCTTTGGGGGAATAAGCAGCACTAATCACTAACGGGAGCTgacgtgtgacccccccccccccccccaaaattccGGCGAGACTGGGGTGTGGCTCCTGCATCCTCCCGCTTCTTTGTCTGTGGCTGACGCCCTCTTTCTGTCACGTCCCCCCCTCGTCACTGCAGGCGCGCTCTGCCGTAGTGGGCCGTGAGCCAGccagcccccccatcccccatctgtcacctccccccccccccccccccccccccccctttcccagacaCCGCCCTGAGCAGCCAGGCCGTGCTTTGAATTGCCGCGGCTTCCCATCAAGACGAATCCACCTGATTTATGCCCCCGCGTTCTCCTGCTCGGAAGGCAGGCAAACGCTCACGTTTTTCACCTTTTTTATTTATCCGTCACCCGCCGCTCTGCCGTTCGTAGCGTTCGTGAACCCTGGTGACCCCGCCCCGCTTTGACAGCTCACTTTGTCCGCCTTGGTCTTAAACGATGCCGGTCGTGTCAAAGCCAGTTAGATCCTGTTCCAGTCTGTCTGGGTTATCATGGGAAGTCTGGTCTACATGCATGAAGGGGGAGACTAAGCCCTTTCTGGCCTGGAGGATGCCCCCGGCAGCACCTGCAGCCAGTCAGTGCTCCATGCCTGGCTCTCCCTGAAGGGAGGGGGGTCCTTATCGTTTGTGTGGCTCATACGTGTCCATCAAGCATCAAGGTACCAAAG
The sequence above is a segment of the Brienomyrus brachyistius isolate T26 chromosome 5, BBRACH_0.4, whole genome shotgun sequence genome. Coding sequences within it:
- the LOC125743089 gene encoding translation initiation factor IF-2-like, whose translation is MKPDGVDTAAMEPMEARGAEPLVEGTATEEDPQQDPLQSHSDEAEKQQQPEMPAAPPAVQEGNSKPADTKTKAKGPAKTKPGAAALKSTTAGPGSRPGTAQNRSVNGVQKPLSNGVQKKVNAAGPEKKPGTTGTMTTAASKRPATTAAAGSAKVPARRSGGSSTGGPGTAVSPQPNKKGPAGGPTDGGKAKPKMAASKPAAAKPDKAAVSKATRPAGGPRPTSTTTAGKPVVNSTTTSRPATSRPTAPPAGRNTAVQPTKPTPSAKKDVNKPTTVPVKKPAAAPTRPPPSQDCKIRRPQNERSCQAGARCQEGAFCQQAGRCQN